The DNA window CAAAAATCCAGGAGGGTTCAATTGGGACATCGTGCCGCCATTTACTGCCGGGTTTCAACAGCGGATCAGTCTTGTGAACGCCAGGAATTTGATCTGCGAGCCTTCGCCGGCCGTGCCGGCTACGACGTGGTGGGAATATTTAAGGAAACAGGTTCAGGAACTAAACTCGACCGGGCCGAGCGAAAGAAAGTCCTGGCGCTTGCCCAGTCCAGACAAATTGATGCAATCCTGGTCACTGAGCTTTCCCGGTGGGGGCGCTCGACGCTCGATCTGCTCAATACGCTACGTGAACTGGAGAACTGGAAGGTTTCCGTGATAGCCATGAATGGAATGGCGTTCGATCTTTCGTCGCCGTATGGACGAATGCTGGCGACGTTTCTTTCCGGCATTGCGGAGTTTGAGCGGGATCTCATCAGCGAGCGGGTCAAGTCAGGCCTTGCTGTTGCGAAGGCACGTGGTAAGAGGCTTGGTCGTCAGGCCGGAGTGCGACCAAAATCAGACCGACTTTTGCCTAAGGTGGTTGCGATGAGGGCCGAGGGACGCAGCTATCGCTGGATCGCACGCGAGCTCGGTATCAGCAAGAATACCGTCGCTGACATCGTGCAACGACACAGAGCTAACGCTTAGGGTGTCATTTCGCCCTCAGCCGGAACCGACCCCAAGCACGGTGTCCAGTTCAGGAGCCTCACCGACTCCATCGACACCGGCACACCATCCGGGCGGTTCTTCTTCCACGTCATGGCGAGCCTTGCCGAAATGGAGCGCGAGCTGACCGTCGAGCGCACCCGCGCCGGGCTGGAAGTCGCCAAGCAGCTCGGCCGCAAAGGCGGCCGCAAGCCGAAGATGACCGACAGCAAGATCGAGTCGGCCAAGAAGCTGCTGGCCAGCGGGGTGCCGCCCAAGGACGTGGCCAAGAACCTCGGCGTGTCCATTCCGACGCTGTACCGCTGGGTGCCAGCCTCCACGCACGCTTAGCGTGCTTTATTTAATGAGATGGTCACTCCCTCCTTCCCGGTACTATGCTGAGGACAGGCTTTCATTCGGAGAACTATCATGGAAAACATTGCGCTCATTGGTATCGATCTGGGTAAAAACTCTTTCCATATTCATTGCCAGGATCGTCGCGGGAAGGCTGTTTACCGTAAAAAATTTACCCGGCCAAAGTTGATCGAATTTTTGGCGACATGCCCCGCTACAACCATCGCAATGGAAGCCTGTGGCGGTTCTCACTTTATGGCACGCAAGTTGGAAGAGTTGGGGCATTCCCCAAAGCTGATATCACCACAATTTGTCCGCCCGTTCGTTAAAAGCAATAAAAACGACTTTGTCGACGCCGAAGCTATTTGTGAAGCTGCATCGCGTCCGTCTATGCGTTTTGTGCAGCCCAGAACGGAATCTCAGCAGGCAATGCGGGCTCTGCATCGTGTCCGTGAATCCCTGGTTCAGGATAAGGTAAAAACAACCAATCAAATGCATGCTTTTCTGCTGGAATTTGGCATTAGCGTTCCCCGAGGAGCTGCCGTTATTAGCCGACTGAGTACCATTCTTGAGGATAATAGTTTGCCTCTTTACCTCAGCCAGTTATTGCTGAAATTACAACAGCATTATCACTATCTTGTTGAGCAGATTAAAGATTTGGAATCCCAGTTGAAACGAAAGTTGGACGAAGATGAGGTTGGACAGCGCTTGCTGAGCATTCCCTGCGTCGGAACACTGACAGCGAGTACTATTTCAACTGAGATTGGCGACGGGAAGCAGTACGCCAGCAGCCGTGACTTTGCGGCGGCAACAGGGCTTGTACCTCGGCAGTACAGCACGGGAGGTAGGACGACATTGCTGGGAATTAGTAAGCGAGGTAATAAAAAGATCCGAACTTTGTTGGTTCAATGTGCCAGGGTATTCATACAAAAACTGGAACACCAGTCTGGCAAATTGGCCGATTGGGTCAGGGATTTACTGTGCCGGAAAAGCAACTTTGTCGTCACTTGTGCTCTGGCAAACAAGCTGGCCAGAATAGCCTGGGCCCTAACGGCACGACAGCAAACTTATGTAGCATAACGGCAGAAATACACCGGTTTAAAGAATTACTGATCTGGTTTTGCGAATACTGATATTGATGATACTAACGGCCCACCGGCCTGTTGAGGAACCTGTAAAACGGAAAGGCTCATTGAAGCCGTATATTTTCTGGAGGTTCATCAGGCGCGGAACTCATCAAGGCGCGGGAATAAAATCCCATTCAGACGCCGGATAGATTCAAGCAAGCCAACTTGTCGTCAAAATCGGTGTTGCAAAAACGGGAGTGACCATAGATTCCGTTTTCTGAGACGTCCCCTAGCTGGCTTATCAGGCAGATTCCGGACCGCTTTTTTGACGTTTTATCCGGAACCGAATGCGCGGAAATTGATGGTATTGCGCATGACGGTTTACTGCATGATACTGAACACAAGACAGCATACCCTGTTGCAGGAAGAGGTTTCCGAAAGGTGGATAACTGATCGGATGCTATCAGTCCATCACATCATCATGGCACCGACAGTTCCCGGACCCCATCCCCGACAGCATCAGAACCAATATCCTCCCGCTATGCGGTGTATTTAACGAGAGAGTCATAAATGGAGCAACTGAACGGCACGCCGCCTTGCCTTATGAAGGCGTGGAAGAAGCATGAACACGAACTTCTTTGCTGGTTACTCAGACAAGTGGGTAATGAGGCTGATGCTGATGATCTGATACAGGAAACCTTTCTCCGGGCAATACGACAACATGGGAAATTCTGTGCCATCGTGAATGCCAGAGCCTGGCTGTTTGAGGTTGCCCGGCATCTGCTTATTGATAAAAGCCGCCAGCAGCGTCCATTTATGCCTCTCCACGATGATTTATCATTGCCGGATAATACGCCTGAAACTGTCGACTCACTGGCTGGTTGTCTGCCCCGCATCCTGGATAAAATGGCAGAGTCTGATCGGATTATCCTTACGCTCTGTGATCTTGAGGGGATGAAACAGGCTGATTTTGCAGACCGAAATGGTCTGACACTTGCGGCAACCAAATCGCGTTTATCCCGGGCGAGGGATAGGCTGCATAGGAAACTTTCCAGCAATTGCCAGATCAGACTGGATGAGTATGGTCGGGTATGTTGTTTCACTCCCAAGTGAAGAATCTGTTTCCCCTTCTGGGGTTACCGATAAGCTATTGCAGTGAAATCCTGTTCAATAACATTTCTCAGCAAATGAAATAAATCGAAAAAAACTGCATCCTTTTCTGTCAAACAGCGTCTTCCCGAAAAACAACCGTCGTGAGGCCTGTCCGTTATGTTCCAGATTTTCACTGATTTTGCCACCTGGCTGGTCTATGAATGCCTTAGTCTGAGTCCTGCAACCAAACTCGGGGAGGCGATCCACTTTTTTGTCGAAGACGTGAGCAAAATTTTCGTTCTCTTGCTGGTCATGATCTACTTTGTGGCCATACTACGGGCCTCGCTGGATATTGAGAGGGTAAGAAACTATCTTGCAGGTAAGCACCGTGGAATGGGGTATTTACTGGGCTCCTGCTTTGGCGCCGTTACTCCGTTCTGTTCCTGCTCAAGTATCCCGGTATTTCTGGGGTTTACTTCGGCTGGTATCCCCCTCGGGATTACCATGGCCTTTCTCATCACATCCCCCCTTATCAATGAAGTCGCCGTCCTGCTTCTGGTCAGCCTGCTCGGATGGAAGTTCACGCTCATTTATATTGCTGTCGGAATGGCTGTTGGTATGGCTGGCGGTGCTTTTCTTGATCGGATTAAGGCCGAACGCTGGTTAGCCGATTTTGCCGCCGATGCCCTCAGAGACGGGCAGCAACATCAAACTGATGAGATCCGACAATCTACCATGGCACCGCATATGCCTCTCTCAAAGCGACATGCCTTTGCTAAAGAGGAAACTCTCACCATTTTTAAGCGTGTCTGGCTCTGGGTCATTCTCGGAGTAGGACTTGGTGCGGCATTGCATGGATTTGTGCCCGACGGATGGATCGCGTCGCATCTCGGTGCCGGTCAGTGGTGGACTGTCCCTGTAGCTGTGCTGGTTGGCATACCTCTCTATTCCAATGCTACCGGTGTGATCCCTGTGATGGAGAGTCTGATCACGAACGGCCTGCCAGTGGGGACAACTCTGGCTTTTTGCATGAGCACTGTGGCTGCCAGCTTTCCTGAGTTCATTCTGCTCAAACAGGTGATGAAGTGGCAATTACTGTGCACCCTGCTGTTGCTGTTGTTGACCTCTTTCACACTGGTTGGCTGGATTTTTAACGTTGTATTCCCGTTAATTCCCTGAAGAGGATTATAAAATGAAGCATGTAAAAGTACTGGGTACAGGCTGTTCCGGTTGTAAAACAACCATCCGCCTTATCCAGCAGGTGGCTGATGAGAGAGGCGTCGCTATTCAGCTTGAAAAAGTGGAGTCACTGTCTGAAATAATGAAACACAAAGTGATGGCGACCCCGGCGGTTGTCGTTGATAACATCGTTGTACATACCGGAGGAATACCATCAAGAGACATTATCGAAAGCTGGCTCTGACCTGCAGGCAGGGAAATAATTCCTGTTCGTTCATTGCCTGAAATATCAAGCTCTGATCTCTGTAGAGGACTTCCGGCAGCCCCTTTTTTAATGAAAAGTTCAGACCCAGAGATGAAGGTATACCTTCATCTCTGTCGCGGAGCTCCGCCACAGCAGGTAAAGTTTACACTCTGATATCTCACTTATCACAGTCAGTTCAGGTCCGTTTTTTGCTCTCTGACAGCTGGCCGTCTTACTGCAGTCCCTGTTCAGCCTTTAGTTATCATATTCCTGACGCTTATTCGTTTAAAGTCTGAAACTTCGCTTCAAGCTCAAGTATTCTGAGACACATCTGCTCAATAAGTTCTGGTGTGATGGTTTTTTTAAAACGAGCGATGAGTTCAGCATCCGTGTCATCC is part of the Enterobacter sp. RHBSTW-00175 genome and encodes:
- a CDS encoding permease gives rise to the protein MFQIFTDFATWLVYECLSLSPATKLGEAIHFFVEDVSKIFVLLLVMIYFVAILRASLDIERVRNYLAGKHRGMGYLLGSCFGAVTPFCSCSSIPVFLGFTSAGIPLGITMAFLITSPLINEVAVLLLVSLLGWKFTLIYIAVGMAVGMAGGAFLDRIKAERWLADFAADALRDGQQHQTDEIRQSTMAPHMPLSKRHAFAKEETLTIFKRVWLWVILGVGLGAALHGFVPDGWIASHLGAGQWWTVPVAVLVGIPLYSNATGVIPVMESLITNGLPVGTTLAFCMSTVAASFPEFILLKQVMKWQLLCTLLLLLLTSFTLVGWIFNVVFPLIP
- a CDS encoding IS110-like element IS4321 family transposase, coding for MENIALIGIDLGKNSFHIHCQDRRGKAVYRKKFTRPKLIEFLATCPATTIAMEACGGSHFMARKLEELGHSPKLISPQFVRPFVKSNKNDFVDAEAICEAASRPSMRFVQPRTESQQAMRALHRVRESLVQDKVKTTNQMHAFLLEFGISVPRGAAVISRLSTILEDNSLPLYLSQLLLKLQQHYHYLVEQIKDLESQLKRKLDEDEVGQRLLSIPCVGTLTASTISTEIGDGKQYASSRDFAAATGLVPRQYSTGGRTTLLGISKRGNKKIRTLLVQCARVFIQKLEHQSGKLADWVRDLLCRKSNFVVTCALANKLARIAWALTARQQTYVA
- a CDS encoding sigma-70 family RNA polymerase sigma factor, with translation MEQLNGTPPCLMKAWKKHEHELLCWLLRQVGNEADADDLIQETFLRAIRQHGKFCAIVNARAWLFEVARHLLIDKSRQQRPFMPLHDDLSLPDNTPETVDSLAGCLPRILDKMAESDRIILTLCDLEGMKQADFADRNGLTLAATKSRLSRARDRLHRKLSSNCQIRLDEYGRVCCFTPK
- a CDS encoding thioredoxin family protein, which gives rise to MKHVKVLGTGCSGCKTTIRLIQQVADERGVAIQLEKVESLSEIMKHKVMATPAVVVDNIVVHTGGIPSRDIIESWL
- a CDS encoding recombinase family protein, which codes for MGHRAAIYCRVSTADQSCERQEFDLRAFAGRAGYDVVGIFKETGSGTKLDRAERKKVLALAQSRQIDAILVTELSRWGRSTLDLLNTLRELENWKVSVIAMNGMAFDLSSPYGRMLATFLSGIAEFERDLISERVKSGLAVAKARGKRLGRQAGVRPKSDRLLPKVVAMRAEGRSYRWIARELGISKNTVADIVQRHRANA